From the Coffea eugenioides isolate CCC68of chromosome 1, Ceug_1.0, whole genome shotgun sequence genome, the window CACCTCTTTCAGCTCTGTACCAGGAAGGGGTTCTCCTTCCATGTCACATGGTTGATAACTCATTCCTTCATTCCATTTTCCAGTCATCAATATCTTGGGCTCCTCGGCAGCATTATATACATAACCGTCCACTTCATATCGACCAGCTCTGCACCCATATAAAGATGTCAGACACCGACATAATAAGCATTCAGAAAGAATTTCAAGGTCAGAGTAGTTTGCCCTAATTGGTGCTAGGTTGAAAGAGCAGCATTCATCTATTGCATTGCTTACTCTCCTCAATGGCACGTATGCACTCATGACATCAACAAGGCTTCAATGGAGGAACAGAAACTTTTTTCATTGATACAAAATGGAGAAATATTAAGAATACTAAAGGGAAAACCAATGCAAGAAAACAAACTAAGATGATTGCCAAGTAAAGGGAATACTAAAGGGGAAACCCAAGTAAACAAACTAAGAATACTAAAGGGAAAAAACCAATGCAATAAGACAAACTAAGTTTATTGCCAAGTAAACAGATCTTAAAAATTGCCAAGGGAAAGGAGATTATAAGAGTCATTTGCAACAATGGTTGAGAGGGaattaattaaacaaacaaGGCAGTACCACAGACATACCCAAACCAACCACATGGTTGAAAATATAAAACAGCTTTGTCTCCGGTAGTGAGATTAGTCATGATCATCTCCCCGGGTGAATCCACCCAAGTTcgtccaaatatcaaattgttaaCCTTTGTAGGAGGTGGTACCAAATCCAGGACTACACCATCTTTTTTAAGTACCACACGAGTCCTGCAAAGAAAATACAGCAAGAAAATTATAGATTGCATTTACAAACTAAGGAGCTGATTAAGTAAACCAAATGTGCATGAAGACCAAATATAGCCATAAACAAGATATACATCCATTATGCATTTTACAGAAAGCCATAACGTTTCGCAGATGTTATTACCAAATCAGCCAAACTTATGCAAATGGTTGAAGATACGCAAAGGACCCTGCTTTTGAGGCATTACTCTTAACTTTCCTTGAGTATGACTGACCCTTACTTACAGCTAATATACATAAACCGGCCCTATTATAGAAGTTAAAAAGTGCTGGTAGCACAAAAGTAGCCATTCAAGTAGGAATATCGAATGACATCCCCCCTCACCCAAAAAAATACCCTTTTTGTCAAAACAGAAGGGCAGGTGCAGAGGGACAATCTCTTAGTGTGCACTACTAAAACAATCATAGCAAATAAAGAACAGAGAACTAACCTTCCAACAGGGTAGACATCAAGAGAGTTCCCTAAAAATTGAGTTTTCAACTTTGAAGTAACATCATATGTGAAATGCTCATTTTCAGCATGCCCTGCACTCATTGGGGGATGATGACTCACctgtaaatgaaaaaaattagaatttaaAGGAATTTTATAGAACTTTGATTAGAACTTCTGACACCTCAATCAGGAAATTCTGAAGTAATCACAGATAAAAATACAATACCAGGGAGGACAACCGTGACTCACCTGTTCAGAAATGAATGTAATACCACCATGGTTCACCATCTCGTAGGTCTCACCAAGAATTGGATTAAAAGGCTTCCATGTACGCTGAAACGCATAGTAAACAGATATAGCCCATGATGCTGCAACAATCAGGAGCAATAAAAACTGTTCACTAAACTTTATGACTCGCCACATGTTGAGCCTATTAACCAGTATCATAATCACCAAAAAATACTTACTGGCATAGACTAATCGCATGTAGGGATCCTCACATTCATCTGCTTTATCTAGAAGGTGGGGGTACTCCATCAACTGCCATAAAAGTCAGATATACCCAGAATTACAATTACATACTGGATAATCACCTGTGCTTTTACAGAATACAGCATAAGGTAGATTTAACAGAAATGACAAGCAAGGAATAGAAAAAACCTCTGCCATTTTTTGCAACATTGTCATTGGCTCAAATATAAGGACGGGAAGCGTCACCATTGATGTGACATCCATTCCAATATACTTTTGCATCATCTTCCAGTAGCTGTCTCGTTCCttcaagaattaaaaaaataaaataaaaacaaattgTTGGGACACGTGTCAAAGAGCAGTATTTACAACAAGACTAAGCAGAACAAGATACTGTGCATTTGCTTAGAATCTAAATTACAAAGCTTTGCACCAAAAGCTAAGAATCCAACAGGACGGCTCATCAAGAACAGACAACCAGGAACTTTATGAAGAAACTCTAGATGATGAGGGAGAGCTTAGTTTGCTTGCATCTTCCTTCTGCACCTGTTTCCCTGTTCACAGTTTTCAGGGACTGTTGTACAGCTCAAACCTCCCTTAGTATTTTTGCGGTTGATTACCATGTTTTTCCTAGCAGGATGGCTCAGTAGAACCCCAAAAATCCATATTATAGTAATACATTTCAAGGACGTCAAACTGTAGCCATATTTACTAATTATTGAACTGTCTAAGAATGAGCAGCGTGTACATCAAAAGAAACAAGTAACTACTGTACAACCCAATTGCTTCTAATGAGGCATTTACTGAGACAATAAGCAATGCTATTCCACCATGTGTGTGCAACAAACAATTTTTTCACTTCCTTAAATTGGAAAAGATACTTCAGTTTAGTCTTTATTCAGAAATAAGAAGAAAGGTTATAAGATGCTAATATATGAAAATACTTTTTTTTGAGAGCAAGCAGTGCATAAACATAATTGCAAAGAGTATAAAAGTCAGGAGATAACAAACCTCTTCTCTCCATCTTCCTTTATGAGCTTCCTCTTCTGCATCTTCTTTGCCTCCCTCTGGATTTATAACTTCCAAGCCTTCATAACCTAGCAGTCTGAATGTATCGAACGAAAGTCAGAGTAGCCATTATTAAGGCTTCAAGCATGACTTCTAAAGTTAACATTGTTGCTGGCTTGATAAACCTATAAGCCCAGATTTAAATTCCGAATGGCACAAACCATGGCCATTTTAAAACAAGAACCCAGCTTGAAGTTGGTTGACAAGTAACTATACAGTCCTTTCAAATTTCACATCAAAAGGAGCACACACTCATTGTACCAACTAGGCCACTTCTTCACATCACAAAAAGCATAAATCGAGAGCAAGAAACAGCTAGAAACAGAAAGACCAGACAACCAATGCAAATAGGTcaaagttatatatatatatatatatatatatatatatatatatatatttgttttaaCTCTGAAAAAACTGAAACAGCTAGAAATAATCACAACGGTTATTACGCTGATctgatttttgataatttaATACTAAATCCAAAGTTTGCAAAATAAAACACGGTCCGGTACACTACTAAATTCACAAATAACAGCAACATTCAGCATGCAAAAGCATATGTACTGCATAAAGCACGAAACCAAGCATTCAAATTTCCATATATTCGTATTCAAAATCGTACATACCCGTTGATGGATCTATGCATGGCATTTCCGAACATGGATAAACCAGATGTCATGGTGGCAAAGAAGCCTTTGCTCTGATCCTTATTCGGACTTCCCATCTTGCTTGTCTCAAGCAAACCCTAATTCGATCGGAAGAGATTGAATTCGATCGATTCGATTCAAATACAATTCAACATCAATCCTTTGGA encodes:
- the LOC113761197 gene encoding oxysterol-binding protein-related protein 3C, coding for MGSPNKDQSKGFFATMTSGLSMFGNAMHRSINGLLGYEGLEVINPEGGKEDAEEEAHKGRWREEERDSYWKMMQKYIGMDVTSMVTLPVLIFEPMTMLQKMAELMEYPHLLDKADECEDPYMRLVYATSWAISVYYAFQRTWKPFNPILGETYEMVNHGGITFISEQVSHHPPMSAGHAENEHFTYDVTSKLKTQFLGNSLDVYPVGRTRVVLKKDGVVLDLVPPPTKVNNLIFGRTWVDSPGEMIMTNLTTGDKAVLYFQPCGWFGAGRYEVDGYVYNAAEEPKILMTGKWNEGMSYQPCDMEGEPLPGTELKEVWRVAPAPENDKFQYTHFAHKINSFDTAPKKLLASDSRLRPDRYALEKGDLIKAGTEKSNLEERQRAEKRSREAKGHQFAPRWFDVTDEVTPTPWGDLEIYRYNGKYTDHRAAIDSSDSIDGADFQSMEFNPWQYGNLSEE